The DNA segment CGGCAATATCGCCAGGCTTTGCATTGGCGATGGGGTGAAGTGGATGTCGAAGATGCGTGCAACGTCGTCGCGTATCTCGCCGACCAAGGCTTGATCGACGGGCAGCGCGCGTTCATCCGGGGCGGCAGCGCGGGCGGCTACACCACGTTGTGCGCACTGGCGTTCAAGCAAGTCTTCCGCGCTGGCGCGAGTTTGTACGGGGTCAGCGACCCGGTGGCATTGGGCCGGGCAACGCACAAGTTCGAAGGTGACTATCTCGACTGGCTGATCGGCGATCCCGAGCAGGACGCCGAACGCTATGCCGCACGCACGCCATTGCTTCACGCAGACAATATCAGCGTGCCGGTGATTTTCTTTCAGGGTGAACTGGATGCGGTGGTCGTGCCGCAGCAGACCCGCGACATGGTCGCCGCACTTGAACGCAACGGTGTCCCGGTCGAAGCCCACTACTATGCCGATGAGCGCCACGGCTTCCGTCGTGCCGTTAATCAGGCGCATGCGCTGGAGCAGGAGTGGCAGTTTTATCGGCGGGTGATGGGGCTTGCAGACTGAGATCCGGGGTTGCCCGAATCGCTAGCAGGCTAGCTCCCACACTGGATTTGTGGTGTTCACAGAAAACCGGTGGGAGCTAGCCTGCTAGCGATGGCGATGTATCCATCGCCGTGCAATCAGCGCTTGGCGATGATATACACCGCATGCACGATACCCGGAATGTACCCGCACAGCGTCAGCAGAATGTTCAACCAGAACGCCCCGCCAAACCCGACCTGCAGAAACACACCCAGTGGCGGCAACAGAATAGCGATGATGATGCGAATAAAGTCCATGGGGCAGCTCCTGAATGGGGGTTGGCTCACTTGAGCCATACAAGCTAATCGACCTGCGCCGTTCGTCAGGGTTCAGTGCGTCTGCCATTTCATCGCCACCCTCCCCAAAAAAACGCCCCACGCCAAAAGCAATCAGGCGTGGGGCGTGCGTTATACCGCGAGACGGTTCTGGAAAATCGGGTAGGAAATGTCAGCTCAAACAGCAATCCCTTTGCGGCATTGCAACTGTGCGGTGCGCACTCGGGAGAATGCGCGGCCCAGGCGCAGGAGCATTTCGTCGATGTTGGTTTTGCTCACGGTGAGGGCCGGGGTGAAGCGCAGGCAGCCGGCCTGCGGGGCGTTGAGCAGCAGTCCTTCGTGGAGGCCGGCGTTGACTACGGCGTTGGCGCAATCGTCTGACAGGGTCAGTCCGTAGAACAAGCCTTGGCCGCGCAGGTCGCCGTGCCCGTAGCGGTGTGCCAATCGGGCCAGGCCTTCGCGCAGGTGCTGGCCGTTTTCTCTGACCTGGGCTAGAAAGCTGCGGTCCTGCACGCTGTCGAGTACAACCAGGCCCGCCGCCGTCATCAAGGCATTGCCGTGATGGGTGCCGCCCAACTCACCCGCGTCAAAACAACAAGCCTTGCCCCGGGCCAGCAGCGCCGCCAAAGGGACACCGCCGCCGAGGCCTTTGCCGAGCACGACGATATCGGCGCGCACGCCGTAGGACTGTTCGGCAAGCAAGTTGCCGCAGCGGCCGATGCCGGTTTGTACTTCGTCGAGGATCAGCAGAATGCCCAAGTCACGGCACAGGCGTTCGACACCTTTGAGGTAATGTTCGCTGGCCGGAATCACTCCGGCATCGCTCTGGATCGGTTCGAGCATGATCGCCACGGTCTGCGCATCGACCGCCGCATGCAGCGCCGACAAGTCGTTGAGCGGCACCTGATCGAAACCTGGCAGCAATGGCGCGAAACGATTCGCCAGGTTGCAGCTGTCCGAGGCGGGTATCGTCGCCAGACTCCGGCCATGACAGCCCTGCCTGGCGACGATGATGCGCGAAGCACCGCCACGATGCAGCTGACCCCATTTGCGCGCCAGTTTGATCGCCGCTTCACAGGCTTCGCTGCCGCTGTTGAGCAGATAGGCCTGATCGCTGCCGGTGCTGGCACACAGGCGCTCGGCGAGGCTGAGCATGCCGCGATTGTGCAAGTTGAAACCGGGATTAATCAGCGCCTGCGCCTGATTGGCGATGGCTTTGACCAGCACCGACGGGCTATGCCCGAGGCTGTTGGCCCCGCCTGCCTGGGAAAAATCCAGGTAGGCACGGTCATGGCTGTCCCACAGCCACGAACCCTGTCCGCGGACGAACACTTGCTGTGGACGCTGAACGCTGGGCATCAGACACTCGGCGCCGAGGTCGCCTTCAGCCTCGGTTGCACTGTTGTCCATAACGAGGTCATCGATATTCGGCGCCTGGCGCCGAAGACTGAACAGATTCATCGAAAAACACCTCGCTTGAAGTGTTTTGAACTGCCTATGCAAACCCTGTCGAAGCGAACGCTGATCATCGCGCTTTCTGGCCCTGTAAGCCCTGTGAATGCGGTTAGACTAGGCTCCCGGAAGGCTTCGGGCCATTTCGATTTACCAGCCATTTCGATAAGCGTTACTTATGGATTTCAAACAACTGCGTTATTTCGTCGCGGTCTACGAAGAGGGTCATGTCGGCCGCGCTGCCGAACGCCTGTCGATCTCGCAACCGGCGCTGTCGCAACAGATCCGCCAGCTCGAACAAAACCTCGACGTGACCCTGTTCGAGCGCAGCAGCAAGCGCCTGCTGCCGACGCTTGCAGCGCACACTTTGTACAACCACGCGTTGCCGCTGCTCGACGGTTTGCAACGGGCGCGCGAGGCGCTGGGCAACTTCAAGGGCCAGGCCCTGCGTACGCTGGCGATCGGTGTATTGCAAACGGTGCACACCAGCCTGGTGCCGCAGATGCTTGAACGGGTGCGCAAGGCCCAACCGCATCTGGTGGTGCAGATCTACGAGCTGACCGGACTGGAAATCGAGCGGCGTCTGCTCAACGGTTCGCTGGACATTGGCATCAGCTATCTGCCCCCGCGCCAACCGGGTCTGCACGGCATGATGCTCTATGAAGACGAACTGACCCTGGTGATTCCGGCGGACCATCCGTTGCGTGAATTCAAGAAAGTCTCGATGCGCCAGGCCGCCGAGTTGCCGATGTTGCTGCTGGGTGAGGAATTTCAGATCCGCCAGATCTGGCAGGCGCAACTGGCCAGCCTCGGTCGGCGCCCGCAGGTACAGGCCGAGTTGAACAATATGGTGGGGATTCTCGACAGCCTGCCGCATACCCGACTGGCGACAGTGCTGCCGGGGCAATCACAGCGGCAGTACGACGATGAGGATCTGCTGTGGAAACCGCTGAGCGAGCCACGGGTGCCGCTGAAGGTCGGCCTGGTGTGTCGCGATGTGCAACGCCAGCAGGCGTCACTCGCACTGCTGCGCGGTTTGCTCGAAGAAGTGCTGGAGCGCGAAGTGAAACCGGCGCTGGATCCGCTGGCCTGAAAACTTTTCTTCAGGCAAAAGAAAACCCCGCCGAAGCGGGGCTTTGCAGACTGTTTCCCTGACATCCATTTCACTCCGCCACCCTGGCAGAATCCTACGTGTCCGTGTTGTTGCTTTGCGCTTCCTGCGCGACGTCCATGAAATGTAGATTAGCCGTGGATCCAATTGGCGACTATGGGAGAACAGCAGCACGTCATGTAAGCGAATGCTTACATGACGCTATCGCATCAGAATTGAGCGGCATCCAGCAGGAACAGCGACTCGCTGCCGGCCTTGACTGAGGCGCTCAACGAGTGGATACGCGGCAGCAAACGGGCGAAGTAGAAGCGTGCGGTGCCCAGCTTGCTCGCGTAGAAATCTTCCTGCGCTTCTTTGCCCAGCGCGGCTTTGGCCATCAGTGCCCACATGTAGGCGTAGGCCGTGTAACCGAATGCTTGCAAATATTCGACAGAGGCCGCGCCGATTTCGTTCGGATTATTTTTCGCCCGGTCGAGCAGCCATGAAGTCAGCTCGTCCAGGGTATCGACTGCGTCGTTCAACGGCTTGGTGAATTCGCCCAGATCGGCGCTCGCGGTGGCAGTGAAATGGCGGATCTCATCGGCGAACAATTGATAGAACGCACCGCCGCTGCCGACGATCTTGCGCCCGACCAGGTCCAGTGCCTGGATGCCGTTGGTGCCTTCGTAGATCTGCGTGATGCGCACGTCACGCACCAGCTGCTCCTGGCCCCACTCGCGGATGTAGCCGTGGCCCCCGAAGATCTGCTGGCCATGCACGGTGGTTTCCAGACCCAGATCAGTAAGAAACGCTTTGGCCACCGGCGTCAGCAGTGCGACCAGATCTTCCGCACGTTTGCGCGTCGCCGGGTCTTCGCTGAACTTGGCGGTGTCGAGTTGCATCGCCACATATGTGGAGAACGCCCGGCCACCTTCGTTCGAGGCTTTCATTGTCAGCAGCATGCGTCGCACGTCAGGGTGAACGATGATCGGATCAGCGACCTTGTCCTTGTTCTGCGCGCCGGTCGGCGAACGGCTTTGCAGACGGTCACGGGCATACTCAACCGCGTTCTGATACGAACGCTCGCCGGTCGCCAGACCCTGAATACCCACGCCCAGACGCTCGTAATTCATCATGGTGAACATCGCGGCGAGGCCTTTGTTCGGCTCGCCGACCAGATAACCCACGGCTTCGTCGAAGTTCATCACACAGGTCGCGGACGCCTGAATGCCCATCTTGTGTTCGATCGAACCGCAGTTGGCCGGGTTGCGCGCGCCGAGGCTGCCGTCGGCATTGACCATGAACTTCGGCACCAGGAACAGCGAAATGCCCTTCGGACCCGCCGGGGCGTCCGGCAGCTTGGCCAGCACCAGGTGGATGATGTTCTCGGTGAGGTCGTGTTCGCCGCCAGTGATGAAGATCTTGGTGCCGCTGACCTTGTAGGAACCGTCGGCCTGTGGCTCGGCCTTGGTGCGAATAATTCCCAGGTCGGTGCCGGCGTGCGGCTCGGTCAGGCACATGGAACCGGCCCAAATCCCCGCGTACATGTTCGGCAGGTACGCCGCTTTCAGCTCTTCGCTGGCGTGGGCGTTGATCGACAGGCAGGCGCCGGCGGTCAGCATCGGATACAGACCGAACGCCAGGCTGGCGGAGTTGACCATTTCTTCGACCTGAGCCGATACAGCCTTGGGCATGCCCATGCCGCCGTAGACCGGATCACCGCCGACGCCGACCCAACCGCCTTCAGCATAGGTCTGATAAGCCTCGGGGAAACCGGCCGGTGTAGTCACGGCACCGTCGGCCCAGTGGCAGCCTTCTTCGTCAGCGGCGCGGCTCAGCGGGGCGATGCTTTTGCTGGTGACCTTGCCGGCTTCTTCGAGAATCGCTTCAACGGTTTCGGCGTCGACGGTCTCGGCCAGCGCCGGCAGTTCGGCCCAGAGTTTGGCGACTTCGAACACTTCATTGAGGACGAAGCGCATATCGCGCAGCGGCGCTTTGTAGTCGGCCATGGCAAACCTCGCAGGATCTGGAATAGGTGATTCGTGGAATGATGTTTTCTGTGAGCCCGAGTGTACCTCAACAACTTTTGCGACACATAGGGTCAGGCCATGACTGATTTGTTATTTTTAGTCATCACCGAATATACGAAAAAGAAGCCCGCAATCTGCGGGCTCTTTTTTGCCGCCAACCCTTAGAGCGCGAACAGCTCCGCCGGCAATTTCATCAGACAATCGCTGCCCGCCTCGATCGCCGCGCGATGTGCAGCGGTGCGTGGCAGCAGGCGCTTGAAGTAAAACTCGGCCGTCGCCAGTTTGCCGCGCAGAAAATCCGCCTCGCCTGTGCCCGCGTCCAGTTGCGCCTGCGCCACCAGGGCCATGCGCAACCAGAGGTAGCCGAGAATGATATAGCCGCTGTACATCAGATAATCGACCGAGGCCGCGCCGACTTCGTCGGGGTTCTTCATCGCTGCCATGCCGACCTTCAGAGTCAGATCGCCCCACTGCTGATTCAACTCATTGAGCTGCGCAACGAACGCACCCAACTGCGCATGCTCGGCGTTGGCGGCGCAGAACTTGTGAACGATTTTGGTAAAGCCGCGCAGCAACTTGCCCTGGCTGCCGAGCACCTTGCGCCCGAGCAGGTCCAGCGCCTGAATGCCATTGGTGCCTTCGTAGATCGGGGCGATGCGGCAGTCGCGCACCAGTTGCTCCATGCCCCATTCACGAATGAACCCATGGCCACCAAACACCTGCATGCCGTGGTTGGTCACCTCCAGCCCAGTGTCGGTCATGAACGCCTTGCAGATCGGCGTGAGAAACGCCAAGAGGTCTTCGGCCTCCTGACGCGCCTCGGCGTCGCTGCTCAAATGTGCGCTATCGAGGAGCTGCGCGGTGAAATAAGTCAGTGCTCGATTGCCTTCGTTGAAGGCTTTCATGGTCAGCAGCATGCGCCGAACGTCCGGGTGGACGATGATCGGATCGGCGGCTTTTTCCGGCGCTTTCGCGCCGGTCAGCGAGCGCATCTGCAGGCGGTCGTTGGCGTACTTGATCGCCCCCTGAAAGCTCGCCTCGCCCAGACACAAACCCTGCATGCCAGTGCCGAGGCGTGCGTGGTTCATCATGGTGAACATGCAGTTCAGGCCCTTGTTCGCCTCGCCGATCAGAAAACCTTTGGCGCCGTCGAAATTCAATACGCAGGTGGCCGAGGCCTTGATGCCCATCTTGTGTTCGATCGAACCGCAGGAAACGCCGTTGCGCTCGCCCGCTTCGCCTTCCGTATCGGGCAAAAACTTCGGCACGATGAACAGCGAGATGCCCTTGGTCCCGGCCGGCGCATCCGGCAGTTTGGCCAGCACCAGATGAACGATGTTGTCGCTCATGTCGTGCTCGCCGGCGGAGATGAAAATCTTGCTGCCGGTGATCGCGTAGCTGCCGTCGGCCTGCGGCACGGCGCGGGTCTTGATGATGCCCAGATCGGTGCCGCAATGCGCTTCGGTCAGGCACATGGTGCCAGTCCATTGCCCGGCGGTGAGTTTGCTCAGGTAGGTGTTTTTCTGTTCGCTACTGCCGTGGGCATGGATCGCCGACATGGCGCCGTGGGTCAGGCCCGGGTACATGCCCCAGGATGTGTTGCTGGAGCCGACCATCTCACTGATCACCAGCCCCAGCGAACTCGGCAGACCCTGACCGCCATAGGTCGGATCTGCAGCCAGACCATGCCAGCCCCCCTCCACGTATTGTGCGAAGGCTTGCTTGAAGCCTGTAGGCGTTGTCACCACACCGTTGTCGAAATGGCAGCCTTCTTCGTCACCGCTGCGATTGAGCGGCGCAAGCACGTTCTCACAGAACTTCGCGCCCTCCTCAAGGATCGCGTTGATCATGTCAGGACTGGCGTCATGGGCGCCGAGGGCAGCGTAATTGCTGTGAAAGTCGAAGACGTGGTCAATCAAAAAGCGCATGTCGCGCAAGGGAGCTTTGTACTCAGGCATGGTGGCTTCTCCGTCAGCAGATCGATTCAACCTACTGCCGGCCACCCCACCCGACAATCATTGTGCAGACGCTGAATGCGCCGTCATCACTCAACCCGCAGCGGTGCCCATGCGCACCGCGCCACGGCGGTTCTGCCCGAACGCCATCACGCAGTTACGCCCGGCACCCTTGGCGCTGTACAACGCCTGGTCGGCGGACTTGAGCACTTCTTCCGGCGTGCGCTGCTCGAGCCGCTCGGCGACGCCGATACTCACCGTGACCGACACCGCAGACGCTCCTGAACCTGCGCGGCGCTGGCGGCCTTGCTGGTCGTCCTGCGGGCGGTTTTCCTGGTTGCGCAACTGGATGCTGTAGGACGCAATCGACTCGCGGATCACCTCCAGGTGCGGCATGCATTCCTCGAGGGTCTTGCCTGCAAACACCAGGGCAAATTCCTCACCGCCATAGCGATACGCCCTACCGCCACCGCTGATTTTCGACAGCTTGCTGGCGACCAGACGCAAGACCTGGTCACCGACGTCGTGGCCGTGGGTGTCGTTGAATTTCTTGAAATGGTCGACGTCGCTCATCGCCAACACATAATTGCGCCCCAGGCGCTGCATGCGTTCGTTGAGCGCACGACGGCCCGGCAGACCGGTGAGCTCATCGCGAAAGGCCATTTGATAAGCCTCGTGCGCAACGGCGGCGGCAATCATCAACATCACCTGACTGCACATGATGTTCAGGGTAAACGGCAGGATGAAGGTTTTCGGCAGCATCCAGAACACGCCGAGCAAGCCGACCAGCTGCGCCGCGTGCAGCGGGCGCGGATGGCGCCAGTACTGCCAGGCCAACAGCAGGAACGACGAAATGAACACCGGATAGGACAGCTGGATCAGGCTCATCCACGCCCCGTGCAGCGCTGGCCAGCGGATTTCCGACAGCCAGATCAGCAGCGCCTGTGGGTAACTTTGTTCGAGCCCCAGCGCCACGCTGCCGAAGGCCAGCAGCACGGCAAAGCGCGCGACCATATCCTGAAACAGGTGCGTGCGTTCCTGCCACGCCGCAAACAGGCCGAACAACAGCGGCAAGAGCAGACATACCAGATGAAAGACCACCGCAGCGTCTTCACGGACCTTGCCGTTGTCGCGGTAATAATCGGTCTGGGTGTCGAGCAAGAAGTAGGCGATGTACACCGTGAGCATCAGAAACAGCTCACGCTGACGTCGGTAAACCGCGCAATACGCACCGCCCAACAGCAGTACCAGAGTCGGCAGCACGTTGAACAGCGAAGTGAAGAACACACTGAGGTCCTTGACGTACGCAGCCGCCAGCCCCGCCATTAACAGCAGAAGTGAGGGTAGGAAATGACTCAAACGTACAGCGGAAGAACGCGGCAAGGGTAAAACTCCGACCCGTCATGGCAAAGAGATAGCATTGTGCCTGCAATGTGCGCGTTTAAGCACTCACAATGTGATCCAGATCACATGCTGTCTCTGTAACGGCAGAAGCCCTGACTATCTGAGCGAATCGGCAATAAAAAACCGCTGCCCCTCACAGGGCAGCGGTTTCAGTGGACCGCGGCAGGACTTAATAACCCAGCGCGAAGTCTTCTTCTTTCATGTCCATCAGGTTGTTGGCGCCCGACAGCATAGTGGCCACGTGGGTGCGGGTACGCGGCAGGATGCGCTGGAAGTAGAAACGCGCGGTTTGCAGCTTGGCGGTGTAGAACGCCGCGTCGCCAGTGCCTTCTGCCAGCTTCTCGGCAGCCAGGCGTGCCATGTCGGCCCAGAAATACGCCAGGCAGGCATAACCGGAGTACATCAGGTAATCCACGGAGGCCGCGCCGACTTCTTCGCGATCTTTCATGGCGGCCATACCGACCTTCATGGTCAGCTCGCCCCATTCCTTGTTCAGTGCCGCCAATGGTGCGACGAATTCTTTGACGGCTTCGTTGCCTTCGTTGTTCTGGCAGAACTTGTGGACGATCTTGGTGAAACCCTTGAGGGCTTCGCCTTGAGTCATCAGCACTTTACGGCCCAGCAGGTCGAGGGCCTGGATACCGGTGGTGCCTTCGTACAGCATCGAAATGCGGCTGTCGCGAACGTTCTGCTCCATGCCCCACTCGGCGATGAAACCGTGACCGCCGTAGATCTGCACGCCGTGGTTGGCGGCTTCGAAACCGACTTCGGTCATAAAGGCTTTGGCAATCGGCGTCATGAACGCGAGCAGAGCGTCGGCTTTCTTTTTCTCTTCTTCGTCGACGCCGTATTTGACGATGTCGACCTGTTTGGCGGTGAAGTACACCATCGCCCGGTTGCCTTCGGCGAACGCCTTCATGGTCAACAGCATGCGGCGTACGTCAGGGTGGACGATGATCGGGTCTGCGGCTTTGTCCGGCGCTTTCGGGCCAGTCAGCGAACGCATTTGCAGGCGATCGCGAGCGTATTTCAGGCCGCCCTGGAAACCGATTTCGGCATGGGCCAGACCTTGCAGCGCGGTGCCCAGACGAGCGGTGTTCATAAAGGTGAACATGCAGTTCAGGCCTTTGTTCGCCGGGCCGATCAGAAAGCCGGTGGCGCCGTCGAAGTTCATTACACAGGTGGCGTTACCGTGGATGCCCATCTTGTGTTCCAGCGAACCGCAGGTCACTGCGTTGCGCGCACCGACGGTGCCGTCAGCGTTCGGCATGAACTTGGGAACGATGAACAACGAGATGCCTTTGGTGCCAGCCGGTGCGTCCGGCAGGCGGGCCAGTACGATGTGGACGATGTTGTCGGCCATGTCGTGTTCACCGGCCGAGATGAAGATCTTGGTGCCGGACACTTTGTAGGAACCGTCGGCCTGTGGTTCGGCCTTGGTGCGCAGCATGCCCAGGTCGGTGCCGCAGTGCGGTTCGGTCAGGCACATGGTGCCGGTCCATTCGCCGGAGACCAGCTTGGTCAGATAGGCGTCCTGCTGCTCAGGGGTGCCGTGCTCGGAAATGGTGTTCATCGCACCGTGCGACAGGCCCGGGTACATGCCCCACGACCAGTTGGCCTCGCCAACCATTTCGCTCACCGCCAGACCCAGCGACTCCGGCAGGCCTTGACCGCCATGCGCAACGTCATGGGCCAGGCTTGGCCAGCCACCTTCGACAAATTGCTTGTAAGCCTCTTTGAAGCCGGTCGGAGTTTTCACGCCGGACTCGCTCCAGGTGCAACCTTCGAGGTCGCCCACGCGGTTCAGCGGTGCCAGTACCTGCTCACAAAACTTGGCGCCTTCTTCGAGAATGGCGTCAACCATGTCCGGAGTTGCGTCTGCGCAAGCCGGAAGGCTCTGATAGTGCGCTTCGTAGCCGAGCAGTTCGTCACGAACGAAGCGAATATCACGCAAGGGGGCCTTGTAGTCAGGCATAGCGATAAACCTCTGCTGATGTAACCGGGAATGAACGACCGCGTTGATTTGTTGTGACGGTCAAACAGTTGTTTGAAACATACGTTTACGCCGAAATCTTGTCAAGCGGCGATGTTTTGCCGTTCGTCTTCATGTTTTTTCAGAGGTGCGCACGGCAAATCGCCACAGACTCGAACGAGCTGTGGGCGCTGCGAAAAGATTAGTTGAGAGAGAAGGACTTACACGAAAACGCCGCGACAAGGCGCGGCGTTCACTAGCGAAATGAGAAACGGATCAGGCAAAGGTGTCGATGATCGTCCCGAGCATTTCGTCGGAAGCCTTGGCCACTTTCACGCCCAGCTCCGCCTGAATCTTGCCTTGGGACATTTCGACCATATTGCTGGCCAGATCCGATTGTTGAGCGCGATCCACCCCACGCAGGCGATCGACCTGCACTTCGGACGACTGGCTGGTCACCGAACGTTCAATGGTGTTGTTGGCGATCTGGCTGGCGGCCTGGTCGACACGGTTCTGCCCGCTCTGAATCGAGCTCAGACCTGCATAAAAAGCGGTACTGCCGGAGATTTCCATAACGACTCTCATCCCTTGAAAGGATCAATAGGCGCCATTGAAGCAGAGGCGTCAGAAAAACACCCGTCAAAAACACTAATGGCACAGTGCCTGCCCATAGAGAAAAGCTTAGTCGAGCAAATCCAACTGCAGATGCGCGGCCACGGCTTCAGCGCTCGGCGCTTTGAGTTTCGGCACGCGGCCCAGGCACGGTGCGGGAATCCGCTCAGCCAGTGTCGCCAGGTTCTCTTCCAGCCGCGACGTCTTTGGATCGATGATATTTGCCACCCACCCGGCTAGCTGCAGACCATCCCGAGCAATTGCCTCGGCCGTGAGCAAGGCATGGCTGATGCAACCCAACCGCACGCCGACCACCAGAATCACCGGCAGCTTCAGCGCGATCGCCAGATCCGACAGATTATCCTGATCGGCCAACGGCACCCGCCAGCCGCCGGCACCTTCGATCAAGGTGAAATCGGCGTTCATCGCGAGGATCCCGCGCATCGGCGCCAGCAACGATTGCACAGTCAACGCCACACCCGCTTCGCGCGCCGCCAGATGCGGAGCGATAGCCGGTTCGAACGCCAACGGATTGACCTGTTGATACGTCAGCGGCAACGAGCACTCGGCCAACAACGCCAGCGCATCGGCGTTGCGCAAACCCTTGGGCGTGACTTCGCACCCCGACGCCACCGGTTTGCCCGCCGCCGTACTCAACCCCGCCGAGCGCGCCGCGTGCAGCAAACCGGCGGCGACGGTGGTCTTGCCGACATCGGTGTCGGTACCTGTAATGAAATAGGCTGCGCTCATAAGGGTTTCTCCAACACGGCGTAGACCACCTGATAAGTCGCGGGCAATCCCGACGCCTCGCGGAACCGCTCGTAAGCCTCGACCAGCCCGAGAATCCGCGCGCGCCCGGTCAAACCACCTGGCCGCCCGGGATTGAGGTTGTGCGCACCCAGCGCTTTCAGCTCATGAGTCAAACTGCGCACATCCGGGTAATGCAGCACGTGCGGCAGATTCGCCTGACTCAGCGTGCGCAGGCCACTGGCTGCGCACGCCTGTTCATATCGAGCAACTTCGCGGAAGCGATTGACGTGCACCAGTCCGTCGACTTGCCGCCAGCTCTCGCGCAGTTCAAACAATGTCCCTGTGCAAAGACTAGCAAATGCAAAAATCCCGCCCGGTTTCAGCACGCGAAAAGCCTCGCTGAGCACCGCCTCGAAATCCGCACACCACTGCACCGCGAGGCTGGAGAAGATCAGATCACAGGTCGAATCCTGCAACGGCAGGCGCTCCGCATCGCCGGCAATGAAATGCTCGGCGCCGCCCAGCGGCCGCGCGTGGTTGAGCATGCCCTGGGCAATATCCAGCGCCAGCCCCTGGCCTTCGGTAAAACGTGAGCCCAGCGCGCGGGTGAAATAGCCGGTGCCACAGCCCAGGTCCAGCCAACGCGTGGGGACGAAATCCAGCGGTAAACGCGCAAGCAACTGAGTACCGACATCACGTTGCAGCTCGGCGACGCTGTCATAACTGGCCGCCGCTCGGGAAAAAGACGCCGCAACCTGACGCTTGTCGGGCAAGCCGCCCGGCAGCACAAGGGACAAATCAGTCATCAGCGCACTCGTGTAGAAAAGCCTGGATCGCGCCCGCCAGTCCGTGGGGGTCTTCCAGAAGAAATGCATGGCTGGCCTGTTCGATCAGGCCAATTTCGATATCCGGCAACAACGCAAACAACGCCCCGGCGGCTTCCGCGGGCACCAGACCGTCCTGGCCGGCGAACAGATGCAACTGCGGTCCGCGAAACGCTTGCAGCGCCTCGCGAATATCCATCTGCGCGAGCAACTCGAGCCCGGCCATCAATACGGCAGGCGAGGTGCCTGGTGCCGCGCCGAGCAGCAGTCGGGACAAGCCGCGCGGATCTTGCGCCCCTTGGGCGCACAGCAGCGAAAAGCGTTTGAGGGTCGTGCGCGGGTCGGCCTGGCAACCGGCCAGAAACGCATCGAACGTCTCGGCCGGCATCGCACTCGGCCACTGCTCATGAGCAACAAAACACGGATTGCTCGCCAGCGTCAGCACACCGCAGCAATGATCGCCACGGCGCGCCGCCAGTCCGGCCGCCAGCATGCCGCCCAGCGACCAGCCGCCAAGCCACACGTCTTGAGGAATACGTTCATCGAGTTCATCGAGCCAATCCTGCGGATCACTGGAATCCAGCTCAGGCAACGGCTCGATGCTGACCGTCAGATGCTCGTCCAGCCCGTGCAATGCGGCCGCCAAGGGTTCCATTGCCGAAATGCCAAGGCCCCAGCCGGGCAACAGAATCAGACGATCACGCATGGCTTGGCTCCGACGATAGCCGGGCGTAGCAATCGGCCAGTCCCTCTAACAATAGCTGCACCTGCGCCTCGCTGTGGGCGGCGGTCAAGGTCACACGCAGCCGCGCGCTGCCGGCGGGGACGGTCGGCGGGCGGATCGCCGTGACCATCAACCCGCGCTCGCGCAGCATCTGCGACAGGCGCAGCGCACGTCCGGCATCGCCAATCAGGATCGGCTGAAT comes from the Pseudomonas granadensis genome and includes:
- a CDS encoding LysR family transcriptional regulator, with the translated sequence MDFKQLRYFVAVYEEGHVGRAAERLSISQPALSQQIRQLEQNLDVTLFERSSKRLLPTLAAHTLYNHALPLLDGLQRAREALGNFKGQALRTLAIGVLQTVHTSLVPQMLERVRKAQPHLVVQIYELTGLEIERRLLNGSLDIGISYLPPRQPGLHGMMLYEDELTLVIPADHPLREFKKVSMRQAAELPMLLLGEEFQIRQIWQAQLASLGRRPQVQAELNNMVGILDSLPHTRLATVLPGQSQRQYDDEDLLWKPLSEPRVPLKVGLVCRDVQRQQASLALLRGLLEEVLEREVKPALDPLA
- a CDS encoding YqaE/Pmp3 family membrane protein — its product is MDFIRIIIAILLPPLGVFLQVGFGGAFWLNILLTLCGYIPGIVHAVYIIAKR
- a CDS encoding acyl-CoA dehydrogenase C-terminal domain-containing protein, giving the protein MADYKAPLRDMRFVLNEVFEVAKLWAELPALAETVDAETVEAILEEAGKVTSKSIAPLSRAADEEGCHWADGAVTTPAGFPEAYQTYAEGGWVGVGGDPVYGGMGMPKAVSAQVEEMVNSASLAFGLYPMLTAGACLSINAHASEELKAAYLPNMYAGIWAGSMCLTEPHAGTDLGIIRTKAEPQADGSYKVSGTKIFITGGEHDLTENIIHLVLAKLPDAPAGPKGISLFLVPKFMVNADGSLGARNPANCGSIEHKMGIQASATCVMNFDEAVGYLVGEPNKGLAAMFTMMNYERLGVGIQGLATGERSYQNAVEYARDRLQSRSPTGAQNKDKVADPIIVHPDVRRMLLTMKASNEGGRAFSTYVAMQLDTAKFSEDPATRKRAEDLVALLTPVAKAFLTDLGLETTVHGQQIFGGHGYIREWGQEQLVRDVRITQIYEGTNGIQALDLVGRKIVGSGGAFYQLFADEIRHFTATASADLGEFTKPLNDAVDTLDELTSWLLDRAKNNPNEIGAASVEYLQAFGYTAYAYMWALMAKAALGKEAQEDFYASKLGTARFYFARLLPRIHSLSASVKAGSESLFLLDAAQF
- a CDS encoding acyl-CoA dehydrogenase C-terminal domain-containing protein; translation: MPEYKAPLRDMRFLIDHVFDFHSNYAALGAHDASPDMINAILEEGAKFCENVLAPLNRSGDEEGCHFDNGVVTTPTGFKQAFAQYVEGGWHGLAADPTYGGQGLPSSLGLVISEMVGSSNTSWGMYPGLTHGAMSAIHAHGSSEQKNTYLSKLTAGQWTGTMCLTEAHCGTDLGIIKTRAVPQADGSYAITGSKIFISAGEHDMSDNIVHLVLAKLPDAPAGTKGISLFIVPKFLPDTEGEAGERNGVSCGSIEHKMGIKASATCVLNFDGAKGFLIGEANKGLNCMFTMMNHARLGTGMQGLCLGEASFQGAIKYANDRLQMRSLTGAKAPEKAADPIIVHPDVRRMLLTMKAFNEGNRALTYFTAQLLDSAHLSSDAEARQEAEDLLAFLTPICKAFMTDTGLEVTNHGMQVFGGHGFIREWGMEQLVRDCRIAPIYEGTNGIQALDLLGRKVLGSQGKLLRGFTKIVHKFCAANAEHAQLGAFVAQLNELNQQWGDLTLKVGMAAMKNPDEVGAASVDYLMYSGYIILGYLWLRMALVAQAQLDAGTGEADFLRGKLATAEFYFKRLLPRTAAHRAAIEAGSDCLMKLPAELFAL
- a CDS encoding aspartate aminotransferase family protein, with amino-acid sequence MNLFSLRRQAPNIDDLVMDNSATEAEGDLGAECLMPSVQRPQQVFVRGQGSWLWDSHDRAYLDFSQAGGANSLGHSPSVLVKAIANQAQALINPGFNLHNRGMLSLAERLCASTGSDQAYLLNSGSEACEAAIKLARKWGQLHRGGASRIIVARQGCHGRSLATIPASDSCNLANRFAPLLPGFDQVPLNDLSALHAAVDAQTVAIMLEPIQSDAGVIPASEHYLKGVERLCRDLGILLILDEVQTGIGRCGNLLAEQSYGVRADIVVLGKGLGGGVPLAALLARGKACCFDAGELGGTHHGNALMTAAGLVVLDSVQDRSFLAQVRENGQHLREGLARLAHRYGHGDLRGQGLFYGLTLSDDCANAVVNAGLHEGLLLNAPQAGCLRFTPALTVSKTNIDEMLLRLGRAFSRVRTAQLQCRKGIAV